aatcaataaaacactgtctttgtataaataaaactgtaagaaaatgcATCCTagtaaggaaatcaaaggcacTACTCTTTTAACATTTTCCAGAACCTCAAATGTGGTATGCCAAAAAAAGTCATCTTTCCTCCTAGAAAAGATCCCCCTGTGTATGGGGtgaggggtatatgggaaatctctgtaccttccccctTTATTTTGCTGTAAACTTAAAACTGTccctaaaaaatgaagtctttaaaaaaaacaacacatctgTCTCCCTCCAGATTTCCTATTTCTGATTTCTTACTTGGATTTACCCTCATATCTAACTACTCATCATGTTctaataggaaaatataatttatttcaagaTTATCCTCTTTCAAGCATGATTTCTAGTAATATACTGTGTTTTTAACCTCATATCTAACTATGGTTACCCTCATATCTAACTACCCTCATATCTAACTACTCATCATGTTCTAATTTACCCTCATATCTAACTACTCATCATGTTctaataggaaaatataatttatttcaagaTTATCCTCTTTCAAGCATGATTTCTAGTaatatactgtgtttttaaaatggagaatacaaatatttaacattgatttatGTACACTTTCTCCCCTCAATTATTACTATAGGTTTTTTTGAAGGGCAGTCACATTTTAATCCACAACACCTTGCCCAGTCcttaataaatactgaaaaacaatCAACAGATGAGTCAGCATTGAAAAAGCTGCTTTATTATGTGCTTTTAGAAAGATTTATATTTCATACTCAACTTGCAGTTGAGTAACTCCAATTGCTGTGATGCCTTTTGGATTTAATGTGATCAATAACTAGTACAGACAGGAGAGCTAGTTCCTAAGAAACTGGGGAAATCTTTGGGATATATGACATGCATGGGTTTGTAAACAGGGTTTGTAAAAAAAACCAAGGGTTTGTAAAAACAGATACTATTAGCTATAAGAATACTGTGAAGCAACTCACATATTAAAGccactactgaaaaaaaaaattaaaccaatcaTGATTCTgagatttaattatttaaatgaaaaagaaattcgtataataaataaatctaaaacaactttttaaatagattatCTTTCTTAATACAAATGCACACTAGCCAAAACATGATTTATGCAacattccctcccccccaccccccaccaacccatTTCAAACTGACATCATCTGTTCCTGGGTCACCTTCTCTAGTTACAAATGTGAAATTTGAGATAGgaataaaaatcactttaataTCAACTAGAGTAAGATGCAGTGAGAACAGAAATCTGCCATTACTAATTAGCACTGGTAAGATTTAATTCTACTAGAATAGACATTTATATAAAAGAAGATGTGCATCTGCTCTTTACAGAtggtaatttatttgaaaaaaaaaagtatcaatttcAAACATCATCTGTGAGACAAGACATCATTCTGCAGTGTCAAATCATTCATTATAATCAGTAGAGGCTCTAGGCCAGAGTCAGGATGAAACAGGATCCAGTAGCCACTTGTGTTTAATCTTAGACTATTCATGCCTCAGTTCACAAAGCTTGACTAAGAGACCCTTGACTAAGAGACCCTTTGTAAATTTCATAGCTGTAGAGGTTAAACGGTCCAAATGACTCTTCATAGATGCAGGACTAATTCAACCTAGACTTGAATTAGCACCTTTAAAAGAATAATGTGGGGCatgataataatactaataatactactactactactaatactGTACTTAAATAAGAACCTTCTATAAATACTTGGAAGGCATAccttattttctttgtatctacTGAGATCTGCTATGCAGTATTCCTTGAATAATTTATCATAGTATTTCTTTGCAAGTTTCTTCTCCCTAGatccataaaaaatatataaatcttttgCATTTAGAAATTCAACCACAGTTTACTACTTGGAAGCAATGTCAATAAATAACacatatgatataaatattaatgttttaaaagaggCCTATTCCTTACATGTGCATAGAATACCTGAATATTAACTATTTATAGTGGCTCTCTCAGGGAGGGCAACTGCAAGGCTGCCAGTCAGAGAAGGGGAGCCTTACTCCtcactttttgtcttttgttatgtttgcATTTCAGGTATTACTTTTCAGGTATTACTTTTTcccaagatattttaaaaataagcacattATGGAACAACAAACGATACactaaaaatgtaataaactaTATTTTCAAGACAAAGTCAAGCAATGACAAGTCAGTAAAAACGGctaaaaattaccaaaagaaCCAAACCAAACATAATACTACTCCAAGGCATGTTTTTATGTCTTCCACTCAGAACTCCTCCACGCAGGGGCTGAATGACCTGGACAGGTGACAGGGTAAGAAAACAGGAAGCAAGCAGGAGAGACAGGACTAAAGCAGTTTATGTGTTATGTGTTGGATGGCAAAAAATTACCAATTCATGTCCATTTCATCCTCCTCATTCCATAGGAATCTATGATTTTCTCGTATAACATCCATGTCTGTCTTGTCATTTTCCctggaaaataaaactatttcaatttaatataaacacaaaatttgtCAAATTTAGGAGGTTAACAGTTCTGTGAGATTTTTTAACAGCTGAGTATAAACACATGAAGATAAAGATAGTTTTAtgtgtgaatatgtatatatgttcataaacttataaaaatgatttcagttttttcaaAAGACACTGATAAAGAGGGCTGCTACACAAACAAGTTAAATGAATAAGGCATTTATCCGTCTCAAGTACTGGTTTCAATTATACAAATGGTGCTAAATTACCAAAGATAGTTTGAGAAATCTAAATAAACACTAGTGGATAAGGAAAAATGAGTGAAAGTAAGTTTTAGAATCTAAAACGTCAGTAACACCATGCCACAaagatcaaatttaaaaaatggaagagttTTCCATACCTCATTTTACTACAGCTTCCTAGAAAGACTGAGCAACGGCAGAACAGAAGAGAGGGGATGATATTTTTAAGATGCTAACAGTttgggggtatctgggtggctcagtcagttaagcattcaattcttgattttggctcagatcatgatctcacgttcgtgagactgagccctgtgtcaggctctgtgctgacaatgcagagcctgcttggcattctttctctcctttctctctctgctcctcccccactctctctctcaaaataaataaataaataaacttaaaaaaaaaacgtgttaACAGTTTGGGGGCAGAACAAGGGATTGTTGGGGAATACAGACTAAAGTGAGAGGGGAGATAAATTTGAGGTAGATGAGATAATACAAAGTTTTTTAGAGCTTTATCAAACTCAGAAAAttattaagtcagagaaagaaaacacaccatGAAGAGACTCTGATAGAAGAGCCTCAACTACAGGGAggagttgctttttgtttttgtttcttttcctgtttgcgctaccttttaaaaagcaatcccAAACACTGAGGTCTAAAAAGTTAATGATCTCAAAaatccttaccaaaaaaaaaaaattactgcataATCAGGCATCGGAGTATTCCTCACATATCCTGTTACTGCTTGAGGCAGATCTGGCTCCGCAGGCTACCTGAGGCCTATTGCCAGATAATGGGCTTCATGATGAGCTACTTAGCCCAAAGTTATGGATAGCCTCTCCATTTCAGGATATGATAAGGAAACTGGAATGGAGAGCAGAATCAGAAGACACAGTAGCTGTGGGTCTTTAAAGACATCCATATCTTCCTCCCATTCTATGTAAACTTCATGACACTTACCCCAATCGCCTGAAGTCTTCTTTTTTGCCACCATAGTACAAAATATAGTCATTTACAAACTTTGTATGCCTTTGATACTGAAATGCAAGAAATTAAGGATTTTATTTGTTCAGGAGTTGTTCTGTGTCCATGACACACTAGTAAGTAGAGACAAACAGTATGAATCtacttagttttttaaatatgtaaatacatactATGTAtgtttatgaattaaaaatatctgaaagggTAAATATTAAACTGTTAAGAGTCAACACTGTAGCGTAGAAGGACTTTCTACTGAATACTGTTTATATTGTTTTGAACATTTTTCAAGCATATACTACTCTTGTGATAAAATATTATCTCCaactgggaagaaggaaaacttcttgTTCCTATTGCTGAAATACATACAGCCTcacatcaatatttattttaacataatactatgaaaaataaattatagtgtCCAAAATTAAAGATATGGAATACAATTTAACTCTTATCACTATAAGATCTAGTTATTCCAGTAATGACAAAGCCTCTAAAATAGAAGATACAACTTTTGTAATATTAAATCCTAACATTAAGCTTTCaaaaacaatgttatttttttatattttaatatttaaagaattcagtcatgtttatttttaacacaatACAACAAGATATATGACcgttttacttgttttaaaaagctcAAAGGTATTTTCTCCAGAGCtgaatatgcaaataaaattaacCTCATTCATAATACTGTCTGACTACATCCTATTATATCAAAGATAAATAATGACCTAATTCATTACAATGTGTTCTGATAGAATATTGAATCAGAATATGATACTGGCAATAAAGCAGTTAaccttccagaaaagaaaaaagagaaaatccagacATCCAGAGATTTGGGTTTTCCAGCTTTTGgtctatttcaaattttttctgtaaatggtcTCTTTGTCACCTGTAAACGTGTCTTTGTCACAACTGTTTGGCTCTGCCATTTTAGCATGAAAATAGGCACAGATAACACCTCAATGAAAGAACACAGGtatgtgccaataaaactttatttataaaaacaggtgctGAGTGGGACTTTGCTTCCAGGAAGATGGAGCAAAGTTGTACTTCTCCCTATTTTTCTCATTAAGAACAACTAAAAACCTTGGAAATTATatctaaaacaaatataaaaagaccCTAAAAGTGAGGAGGAGAATCCATTAATAGCTAGGGAGTTCAAGACCCATGGTTTGACACGGCGGTAAGTTCCccaggttttctttttgcctcatgaACTCAGAATTGGAAGTGAAGAAGCTGGCAACCTGGAAATGTCAACAAGCACAGACAAGGAAAGTCCCAACAAAAGCCTGTTCTCTCTGAATAACCAAGAGAGAGGAAGCCTAACAAGACAGATAACTTTAGACAACGCTTACTCTACTCCAGccaaaaattctagaaataactGCGGCCCCACCTCCACCAATGCCAGAAAAGGGACCTACACTTTCGCTCTTACCAGGCTGTAACTAGATGCCCCAATACCCCCAAAAGAGTGGTGTCACCGAAGGCACAATAGATGCCGAAATGTTAAAGGAACAAGTGGCAGATGAGAATAAATCCATGGGAAAGGTGAGATATTGGATTAGAAGATAAGAGGAATAAATAAATCGGTGATAAGAGGATTTCTATAACTTATAGAAAAGGATTAGGAATGATAACAAAGTGAAAGAGACGTCAATAGATAGGGGATGTATCTAATTGCCATGGTCTCCTCTTAATCCTGCCCATAGTAATAAACATCCAGAAATACTTCAGGTCTTGCTTGACCTCTCTTTCACTCTCCCAATATTCCAAACAGTAGTATGGATGGATAGTGGTAGCAGTTAGTGTAATAAGCCACATTCTTACCAAAAAGTTGAGGTGAGACATGACTGTAATAGGGAAGCAAGAAAGAGCTTAAAGACAGCCCCAAGTCATGCCTAAGAGTTGAAGCAACTACAGGCCTGAGGACAGTCCACAGACAGATCTACCTTTAGACACATAAAGAACTTCCATAGCCAAGAACCAGGTAGTAAGAGAATAAGAGTTAAAATGAGATTAAAGATAAGAACagtattaaaatgagaaattttgagAGCCAGACAAAAACAggttggaaaaatatttgcaagttcaTGGACTattttataaacttatttataGATCATTACTAAtacgttttattatttttgtctctaaaTCTTTCTTATGTATCAATAAAAGAGAACTGTACTCAAAAGTATAAATGACAAGATTGCACATCAATAAACATAtacctttaaaaacataatataggTCTATCTGACTTCACAAGACTTTATGAAATagaaaagtagatttaaaaatattctatttgttaTAAAAATCTAGAAGTATAAAAAGGATACAGCATCCATAGCTATCAGGTGAAACCTTCTATTTTTTGCTTCTTCCCTGTTAAGACAAATTTTAAGCAAATTCAAATTTCTATATTCTAATTAATACAATTAAATCCCCCAAGTCCCTGAGTTTACAAAAACATCTTAAACCAAAAAAGGACATTTACACTGAAGTACACACCTATCCAGCAATTCTGCGGCAACTTGTTTATGGGCCAcctttccatgtttttctttctgaaatggcTTTTTGAGCAATAAATCATCTTCAACTGTCCTggtttatgaaaaagaaaaattattaaaagagttcatttttcttaaagggtgtttcttgtttctttttattttcctaattggaacatgttttaaaatttcaagtctAAACTTAAAAATGACTCACTGATCTTTAATGAGACATTTTAGGTCTCCTTAAATCACTTAATTAATATCTTAACTTTATTTAATACTTAGAAAATGGAGAAGGTGAAACAAACAAATGCATGGGTTCTGATGTTAGACCACCTACATTCGTGGATCCAAATTTGGGCTCTGTCattcactatctttttttttttcaccatcttAATCTTAAATGAGATTAAGCTACTTAATCTCTTTGCGCCACAATTTTCCCGTTTGTAGAGATACTGATGCTTTTGGTAaccaataatataaaaaagaataagggttGATTATAAATGATATAATATACTATAGATGATCAGCCCTAGTTATAAAGATAGATATAACTGAAGAGTACAGACTATTCAGCTAGATTTGCTCAAGTTCTATTCTTACAAAGTAAtacttttaagtgaaaaatctttaaaacataaagaacCATACAACATAATTTGTTATaatcatttctattcttttggtCACCCATGAATACTGAACCCAACAAAAATGTTCGGTTCCATTCACTATGCCTTACATATTGCTCTTGGTGTGAAATAGTAAAACAACTTTTATAAGTTTGGTTAATATAGATCAGTCAATCACTTCTAAATTAACAGTTGAAATCAATTTCTAACCACTGAAAGCTGAAAACAATGCACCTAAACACAGCAATATCACCGGATGCAGAGTCCTCATAAAGCATAGGCTTTATTTGCTGACAGTTCTTGTCCCTTCCAATTCAATAAAAACTTCCATGAGCTCCTTCATTTAAACACTTAGTCTGCTCATtcacaaaaccataaaactgcACAGTCTCACCCTCCACATGAACTTCATTTTGAGGTCAAGTACTTGCAAAGGGACCTCCAACTAAGCCTGTACTTAGCTATGACATTCACAAGTAAAAAGACCTTAACAGTTGCATGAAAAATAGATGCAACAGAGAAATCTAAGTTTTGTTTGGTATCCTTTTTCCCCCACCTCCACTTCCATAAATCTCTTCACAGCATAaacatcattttcttatttttcacataaCTGTTCTCAAATTCTCGAGTCAATTCATTATAGTTTAATGAACAAAAATTCATTGAGTAGAGCATCGTTGTCTTCACATGTAAACATAATCCAGAAACTTTCAGTATTATTTATATGTCATCTCAACCTGCAAAGGATCTGAAACACAGATCAATAAATtacttac
The genomic region above belongs to Felis catus isolate Fca126 chromosome D2, F.catus_Fca126_mat1.0, whole genome shotgun sequence and contains:
- the FRA10AC1 gene encoding protein FRA10AC1 isoform X2, coding for MHGHGGYDSDFSDDEHCGESNKRKKRTVEDDLLLKKPFQKEKHGKVAHKQVAAELLDREEAKNRRFHLIAMDAYQRHTKFVNDYILYYGGKKEDFRRLGENDKTDMDVIRENHRFLWNEEDEMDMNWEKKLAKKYYDKLFKEYCIADLSRYKENKFGFRWRVEKEVISGKGQFFCGNKCCEEKEDLKSWEVNFGYIEHGEKRNALVKLRLCQECSFKLNFHHSVSFLNQLKSIACQPWYQQPCKHGLEEIKLQQ